A single window of Gossypium hirsutum isolate 1008001.06 chromosome A10, Gossypium_hirsutum_v2.1, whole genome shotgun sequence DNA harbors:
- the LOC107895511 gene encoding uncharacterized protein: MSEPDPTAGRTYIWIITFLLLISIVVGGGCLLTYLLVPNSQSSIFLPTIGFTLDCMPWIFWIIIVVYRFTSRVFGFRMVIDSLYGNGNAAPKSSGDGVGANDIGGAQILDVSAKSPPNSPKTNEKPSQIGEAKNVDIGQESSTRRDGSYSSNKSNHISTTSRESEKPLVLSMPS, translated from the coding sequence ATGTCTGAACCAGATCCTACGGCTGGTCGTACATACATATGGATCATCACTTTCCTTTTGTTAATTTCCATTGTTGTTGGAGGTGGCTGCCTTTTGACCTACTTGCTCGTTCCTAATTCTCAATCCTCGATTTTCCTTCCAACTATTGGCTTTACCCTGGATTGCATGCCTTGGATATTTTGGATCATAATAGTAGTATATCGGTTCACATCAAGGGTCTTTGGATTCAGGATGGTAATTGATAGCTTGTATGGTAATGGTAATGCTGCACCCAAAAGTTCTGGCGACGGTGTTGGAGCCAATGATATTGGTGGAGCACAAATTCTTGATGTTAGTGCCAAGTCTCCACCAAATTCTCCCAAGACTAATGAAAAGCCCTCTCAAATTGGTGAGGCTAAAAATGTTGATATTGGTCAAGAAAGTAGTACCAGGAGAGATGGTAGCTATTCTTCAAACAAGTCAAATCATATATCTACTACTTCACGTGAAAGTGAAAAGCCATTGGTCTTATCAATGCCGTCATGA